The region TGATACTGTGTTGTAACTGTAACTTGTTATTTCTGTATAAGACCTGGCTTcgtttgtttttgcttgttatCTGTTcagtaaaatttgaaaaagaaaattaaatgagcTCAATCTTGAACAGCTACAACTATAAAATGTTGCTATGCTTAATAAttgtacaataataataataatacaacatcCTGAAATGGGCCAGTCTGAATTgtgagtactttcacttttgatacttcacgtatcattttacttttgatactttaagtgcattttaCTGGTAATACTTCCACACTTCTTTTTCCAGCCAAATTTTACATGCAGGACGtgtatgattatttttgtgCAGCGTTTCCAATGACGCGGAAGGAAATGCTTCTACCACCACTTTCCTTTTCCATAATAAGAGCATTACTCAATCTCTCATCTGGCACGGTACTTCGAACCAGAGGGAcgacttttattttgaaattagaGCAgcgtttttaatttttttttatttatttatttattttttaaaaccgGAAGTAGGCGACACTTTCAGGGCTGCGCATACTTCACCCGTAAGTTGGCGTCTCTGCGCCGTTTAAAAGGGACACAGGCGCATGCGGGAGTTGTTTTCCAGGACGGGCTTGCTAACGTCCGGCGAGCCCCATTAAATATTCCGTCGCGCAGCGACCCGGCAGCCCGTACGTGGCGAACGTTGGCCAAACAACTTCCGCAGACTGTGTGCCAGGAAACCGAAGCTGAAGTCGGTAAGAGCGGCGcgttgtttctgtgttttcgAGTCGTTATTTGTCTGTAAAACTTTTAACTCAACGAACCCTTAACGACAGCATACCAGAGTGTCGCTGTCACGCTCGTCGAGGGCGAGTTAGCTTGTTGCTAAAGTTAGGGAGTACGTTTAGTAAAGCTGACACCGGCGGAGCAGAGcgacacaaacaaatataatgtttatatCGCATAAAATAATATCAGCATGGCTTGTATTGATATCACCTGATATGTGCGCAGTCACCTAATAACTACTCAAACTGGTGGTTATTACATTTTCGCTGCATGTTAGTTAGAAGAACGGTGTCCACTAAactgtatcattttattttggggcagattttttttgcgcgtgtgtgtgtgtgtgtgtgtgtgtgtgtgtgtgtgtgtgtgtgtgtgttttgtttttttatgtagaAATCAAACAACAGAATTGTTCATTATCTTGTCTTGATATTCATAATCATGATGACCGAGTTTGTTTATACAGCGCTGATCAAAATCAGCAGTTACAAAGGGCAAACTGacaacattaaatcaaataGTAAGAACAAAGGACAgtatacacatgtatgcacaaGTTTGCCTTATTAAAATAGTATCAGATTATAAGAAATCGTATTAGCGGTGCCCAGACAGAAAAAGCTCCTGTCCCCTTTAGCCTTCATTTCTAATTATTTCTACTAAACAGTTAGTCGAATAATTGATTTGTCaagtaataaaaaaagcagtcaacaacaattttgattcTTGATCCTTTATCAAGTAAAAGTGCTTCCTATTTGCTGTTCCAGATTCTTGTGGGTGAAAAATTGTATCCTTTCTCAGATTAGGGCTTTAATTcactgttattttctttgtcaattatttgatttaatctgTTAAATGCCAGCAAATGGTTAAAAATGCCAAAGCAGCACCTACAtaatatttgtccttttttgcttgataaattactgaaatgatgAATCCATTAGCAGATTTGTTTGCAAACCCTCTATCCAATatcagctaattgtttcagcagaACTAATTCACAGAGCAATTGAACCTTGGATGAATGAAAAATCATTATATCTGACATATTACATCTGTTGACTATAGTTCATGCTTTTATTCCCTTTTACCTCGActacttttctttgtattttatttgttgtttgtgttatatttttttcaagataTTCTATGCTATTATTAATTTGATTGTAATCATCAGTCCAACAAGCCCATCATTTAactctctgtaaagcactttggtcaaaCCTcgttgttttttaaaatgcgCTCTACAAATAAATCGACTTGATTTGACtttattagattagattattaGATTGGCCAATTAAATGAATAATCGCAAAAATAGTCAACatattaatcgataatgaaatcAGTCGTACTTGATCACTTCAGTATGATTCTATCTGATGTGACACAAGGTGATCGTTACGTGTCACCAAGCCAGAATTACAAAATCAGACAGACAATTCACGTTTTAAAGTACAACGTAGACTGAAGAAGGTAAAACGCATTTTATTGTGcagtttaatgttgttttctaTACAGATTATTTTAAAGAAGCTGTGTTTCATCGCCTTCTGTAAAGCATACTGAGCAGCAGCTGAGAGCACAGGGCTTCCATCAGTGGGGAAAATGTACGTCAACCCTCGAGTTGTCTGCCCGGACAGCAGCTCGCAGGCTTTGCTTCGTGTAACAGCCTCTTGTCCTGTCGGAGGCTCTGCCGTTGCGCTTCTATCAGTTCATTGAGCCGTGTGATCGGTGTGGGTTTGGTTCCAGCAGTTTGGATCCCTCTGGATGTTGAGTGCGCGGGCTCTGTTTGGGTTCGGCGTCCTGGTGACCTCGCGAGCCGCTGCAGTTCTCGCTCAGACAGGGACATGCCCACTGTCCCCTGCAGCCAGCAACCACAAGAGGGACCGTTTCAGTAGCAGAGCAGCATCCACCATGGCCCAGACCATCAAATATCTCGGGTAAGATTTTATATCCTGTACACGGAGCGGTAAAACCACGTACAGATTGTATATGCGTCCATACTGAATTGTAGATGCTCCACAGGCAGGAGGAGGCCCAGCACATCGACGAGGAGCTCTTCAGTGAGTACGGCTTCAGCGTGGACCAGCTGATGGAGCTGGCTGGACTCAGCTGTGCCACAGCCATCACACGGGTGAGATTTCAGTcgaggcttttattttgaaataaaaatgactacGTTCAATGCAGAGCATCACGATTAGTCAATGACTCGAttgactattttgataatcgtatcgtattttaaaagcagaaacaccaaacatttgttggttccGTCTCCTCAGATGTgatgatttgatgtttttctctgtcatgcAGGATAACGAACTGTATgctgaactgaatatcttcatttttttggacagttggtcagacaacacaagaaatctgaagatgtcGTCttgattttgtactttttttttctttcttttgtttggtgGTTTTTCTGCAGGCCTATCCGCTCACTTCTCTGGTCAAGGCCAGACCTTCTCTGCTGGTGATTTGTGGACCAGGGAACAACGGAGGCGATGGCCTGGTCTGTGCCCGACACCTTAAACTCTTTGTGAGTTTCCTGCACTGGTGTAACAGTAAGACaatctgcagcagcagtgtaATCTACctaagtacatttgctcaagtactgtacttaagtactgtcTTTATGGGTTGAGGTTTCACTGACTAATAGCAATATGAAAGGGGCCATTTTGCACAACAAGTACTTTAACCTTTGTTACTttaggtacattttgctgatagcaattctttcattttatttaagtgggattttgaatgcaggacttttattggtaatggagtattttcacacCTAGATATTACAACTTTAACCGAAGTACCTGAGTGCTTCTTCCACCCCTGCTGTACAGCATACTAGATTAATGCTCCATTAGTGTATTTGGCGAGATTCTGACCTCAGGCGATTAAGTAGCATTAACAGAAAACCATTTAAGGTTTTACTTTGCAAAGTGTCAGACTTCCAGTCTGTGCAGAGTGGAGATTAACCCTGCTTTAACCTAACTTGCGGATGTGAGTTGTCGCAGTGAGAAGAATATTTTCTACGTGCATTGTGTCCTCCTGCAGGGTTACGAGCCCACCGTCCTGTACCCGAAGAGGCCAAACAAACCGCTGTTCCAGGGCCTGACAACACAGTGCCAGAAAATGGAGATCCCTTTCCTGACTGAGATGCCTGAGGTTTGGTGTTAATCAGTGATGCAGTGGTGACGAAAGTTCCTCCGCTTATTGTGTTTATGAGTGTAAATTTAATTCGAGCTGAATGAGTACTGAATTACGCATTTTTCGATCTTGCTAAATGAGGTTTCAGTTTAGATTAGATGGAGCCTTAATGATCCTTGTTGGGAAAATAGTTCAGAGCCTTTGTTGCAGTAATATGATTGTGCACAATCTGGATTAGCGGCTTCACATGTTGGCAGAAGTTTTCAAGATACAGATCTGAAATTTATAACACCTTGTCAGggttttttcacacatttactTTGTACTTTAGTAAAAAGGTAGATGTTTTTAAGGCCTTTTGAGgcaatgtaaacaaaaacaatgaatttttcTGGCTATAATTATCTTCTCAGGCCAAAATGATCGATGAGGCTTACAACGTGGTGGTAGATGCCATCTTCGGCTTCAGCTTCAAGGGGGCCGTGCGAGAGCCGTTTGGTTCCATCTTAAATGTGCTGAATAAGACCACAGTCCCCGTAGCCAGCATCGACATCCCCTCAGGTTTGTCCTCACACATTCTACAAGGAACTTTACAAGGAGAAGATGACaacatgtaaagaaaaagagTACTCACTTAGATGTTggtgaattttaattttgtgaaaaacCGCCGTCCAACAGCCAATGTCACGTTAACCTGATGTTCTGGCGTTCCACTGCTTATAAAGTCTCCACTGGCACTTTCTCATTGTCTGTTGAGGTTAAGATGAACTTCAGACTCAAAGTAATTGATtggctgaggaaaaaaaattattcagtgCTTTTCTGAAATTTTCAACCTGTCTCAATGTTTAAAGGAGCCCGCCTCTGCTAATAGACAGTTCCCATTGAAATATATGTGAAATGGatagtgatttaaaaataaataagtaaataaatacatgaacacACCCTCAAAAGTAGAGATGCACAGATCTGATAGGCTAGCAAACAAGAGGTGACCTGTTTTTACTGTTAGTTACAGTCTTTCATTTGTGATGGGCTGCCAACTCAAGTTTTCAGTGCCACAGCTCATCCCTGGCCTCAGGAGACCCTACAGAAAAATGATTCAGTGCAGTGAGGTGTacagcttttttaaatgtgtgtgtgtgtgtgtgtgtgtgtgtgtgtgtgtgtgtgtgtgtgggggggggttggtcAATGGTATCAGATCGATACTCGATAATGGAGTGATTGTTGAAAGTTGGATTGTTGGTTTCTCTTCTCAAAACCCCagaaagtttgaaaaattacatgcCTAATTCATTGTAtatcaattttattattatatataaatgaacactaaatgtggccatttttttacactgataAGTTACTTTGTAAGTGGCTATAGTTGGCAGGGTTGGAGGTGCAATTATGCGGAagggttttggttttatttggttGCCTTCATCCTCGTACCTTGAAAATCAGCCACTGAATTTACGTTAAATTTGATGTGCACGCTCATGCCCCAAGACGGAAGAAACCATTTGATTTTGGTGACCCTTTTACCTTGCCTGTAGCGCCCCTGTCAGACTAATGACCAGACTGTCAAGACTTTATACTGTACAGAGAAAACGCCTGGACTGGACTGTGACAtcccatttgtctttttttgtttttaaaggttgGGATGTGGAGCTGGGCAACGCGGACGGACTCCAGCCCGACATGCTGATCTCTCTCACTGCTCCCAAGAAATCAGCCTCCCTGTTCAGAGGACGATACCACTTCCTTGGAGGCCGCTTTGTGCCACCCGGCCTGGAAAAGAAGTACCAGCTCAACCTGCCTCAGTACCCCGGCACGGACTGTGTGTTACAGCTGTAGGCGATTTTTAGGAATGGAAAGCTGTAGGGTCTCTACaaggaatatttcaacattttggcaaataatGCTCATCTGGTTTCTTCCTTAAGAGTTAGACGAGGATATCAATACCAGGCTCATGTCTGTACATCAAGTACGGAGTTGGAGCCAGAGGTTGACTAAGTTAGCAGTGGAAAACCTGCTAGTCTGGCTCCGTGCTGGTAGATGagctgttttctcctttttccagtCGTTATGCCAAGCTAACCCTATTGCCTGCTGCCTGTTGATTCAAATTTAGCGTGCAAACGTGAGagaggtatcaatcttctcatttaacctTTTGGAAAGTGTATTTTcctaaatgttgaactgttccttcaGATCTGGGAGTTTGACTGCTTCTGATTGAGTGGTTGTGGGAGTGAGTTTAAGGCGGTAAGGTTTTATAACAGAGCTATATTAGCTCTCTGCAAGAGTTGTCTTCCCGTGAAAGCACTAAGCTTGAACATGGTGTTTGCTTCAActacatgaaaataataaaaaaataaataataaacatgatTGGGAGTTGTAAtcattgtttattattttctgtaacaGTCATCCTTTAAACTCTTCAACTCTCCAAATATTAATCAGACAAATCGGTGCGTCCTCTGGTGACATTCCTTATGACAATCAACTGAAGACTTCTCCATCTCGTGAATTTTCCTCAGATTTTATTAGTACATCTTAAGGTTTCAGTGTACAACTAGCAACTGGAAAGATCGTCTATCATAGTCCCGTTACATTCTATTTTATAAATAACTTTACCATACATGTTGTGTGTCTCATTATTTATACATTAGGTGGTGGTGATTTAGTAAAAACCTTTCTTCTACAATCATCGCCATGGAGTCCAACAGACCCCCATAGTACCGCTTACgttttatataaatgtatgactacgtatattttaagaaatactgtatgtatagaatATGGTTTTGACCGTGTGGCTCATTAATGCATAATGGTTTCTCACTTGCAGTGCAGAACATGCTTTGGGGCACAGAATACTATATACAGTGCTGGTACCATGCTCTCTTTGAATGTCATATCCATTTGTGATCTTTGTCAAGGAAAAGGTAAAACAGAGGcttgagaggaggaggactttTCTCCCCAAGTTGTCTTCATGCAGGTCAGAGGGTGGAAGGATGTTTTCAGTCCGTGGAAGAAGCCTGAAGATAAAGACAGAACGTATTCGTGGATTTACTGTCTCACATTCAAAACCGCTTTGGTTATAGAAAATCCAGTTCCTCAGTAAATGTTAGAAAAGATTTTttctcagttgccagtttattagatacaccAGGCTAAACTGAGCAGAGTTtaatgcaacagtcctgcaataaatcctcttctcatgaaggttataatgttacGATCAGTTGTTGTTGAAACCGTTTCACAGAGgcgttgattcaactgtgtggtCATTTTTGAGGATGTAGTTCGCGGTGCTGCTGAACTGTATTGTCTTAAACTGAGAAgcttttctaatatttagtctgCCCTTACTTATATTAATGACAAAACATTGGTAAATTAGTTTCAAAAAAccgttttaacaaaaactgaacattaaaaccttcatgaaggtagaatTTGTTGCAGGGCAGTTGTATTAGACATTAATTTTGGCTAGGTGTACCCAAAACAACAGACAGCGTAACTTAGGACAGATTCTTGATAAGTGCGTTACGATAAGGGCTGGTATCGTAGGACTGAGCAGCGATTTTTCAATACTAGCTCACATAGAAGAGTTCCGTGCTGATACTGTTTTTCGATACCTCTCAGAAATATAccagaaaaacttttttcagtTAACACATTCAAACTTCTCATTTGGTGGTAATTGTCTTAACACGAGCGGCTGCTCAAGAATTTTacctaaatgtatttatttttattttatttaactttgacCTAACCAGAGAGTCTTTTGACACCTGCCAAATTGAGAGGATAGAGTAGTCAGACGTATACACTGACATTTGGGTAAATCCGCTTATTGCATATAAGCAAAATTTGTACCATTAGCACTCCTAAAGCTCACTCATTAACACGTTATAGCTCGTTCGTTAAATCGGtacaaaaacccaaatataaatttgtcttgTCATTTGTCTTATGTAACtgtcaacaagaaaaacaaaaacaaaaaaaaaaaaaatatttcctaaaatgttacACATCTCTTTAATACATCACATAAGAAGACACAGCCCAACGAgtctaaaaatgacaaaattattatttaactcAAAAAACTGCCGAactgatcaaagaataagtagAGTGTGATGAATCTGAATGATTATTCAATGCTAGCTTTTGATCTTTGTCCATTTTCAATACCTGGTGCTACTATATGGACACAGGTTGGTTCCAACCAAACAAGTACCCAAATTTCAGGTACACAGGTACCTGATATATTGTACTATATCAGGTACCCGTGTACCTGATATAGTACAatacaaaatggaaatttgatttcttcctgtttctgaTAGAGACACACATTATACGAAAGACTGTGGCGCTTCATAAAATGGCAGATATTCAGTACAATTTTGGAAAGATGCTGCAAAGATGCATTTTCACCACGAGACCACAACATACCTGTGCTATTCTCCGACCTGCACCCCTGCACAGTTATCTTTACTTTCCGAGGCTATCGCTAAATATTCAGCATTTctggaaggaagagaaaagaaaaaacaaattacaaatgttttactttatcACAGTGACATGGTTGAAaagggcaaaaaataaaacaacacagttaTGATCGTGTGACAGGCCTTTGTTCCTTCTCTGACTTGCAGGAGGGAGGTTTTGGTTCTGGTTTAGACTagggaggaggatgagatgATGGGAAGGACGAGACGAAAACACGACAGTAGACAAatagacagaggaagaaaacacgAGGGAAACACTGATGATgttaaaaataagtaaacaaagAGGACAGGTGAACTAGATGAGAGAAATATGAACCAAAGAGAGCATGTACAGGTATACGTTTAAATTATAGGTTTGATTTCAGCAATGGGACACGAATAAAGCTTGGCAGATTCACAGGGAAATACACACTTTTCAAagcattattttcatcagtggGACTAATTTGttaagttttaaaagtaaaggCCCAGTCACGCCAGGAAGTCACTAACAAGACAATAAGTGCAAAGTCTATTCAGTTTACTTGTACCATCCACGCCTGTCTCAACTGTCAGCAACTGTCAGGAGGGTTCAAGACAAACAAGGCCACTAAGATAATAAGCTTCGATAACTTCGGTAactcaaaaatgcttatacttTGTGTTAATCAGTTAAAAACTGATATCGGTTGATATTATCTGTAATTGGGTTTTTTAGGCTCTCAAATATCTGTTGATATCTGCCTCAAAAATCCGTTACTGTGTGGgctctaaaacacacatactcttATATGGTTTTATTGCTATTGGATAAAAACATTGTATCTCTTTTCAAAAACGGAGAAATGCATCTATAGGTTTTTAGCTTGaccagcccttttttttttttaaatgtctgatgTCATTGAAAGGTTTGCATTAAACAATGAGGGaacctataaaaaaaacaaaacaaaacaaaaaaaaaacagtcaaaatcaccaaatcacaaaaaaactgGAGTTACAAGCTTTCACATGCCACAAGGCTGTGTGAGTGGACGAGTTATAAAATACTTACGCGGCTTCTCGTAGCGCTTCTTCCCCGGCTGCTGCTATCTTTCGGTAGCAGTATATCATCTCTATGAGGAGCCAGAGCTGCAGGCCAATGATGGACACATACA is a window of Xiphias gladius isolate SHS-SW01 ecotype Sanya breed wild chromosome 24, ASM1685928v1, whole genome shotgun sequence DNA encoding:
- the naxe gene encoding NAD(P)H-hydrate epimerase, which gives rise to MLSARALFGFGVLVTSRAAAVLAQTGTCPLSPAASNHKRDRFSSRAASTMAQTIKYLGQEEAQHIDEELFSEYGFSVDQLMELAGLSCATAITRAYPLTSLVKARPSLLVICGPGNNGGDGLVCARHLKLFGYEPTVLYPKRPNKPLFQGLTTQCQKMEIPFLTEMPEAKMIDEAYNVVVDAIFGFSFKGAVREPFGSILNVLNKTTVPVASIDIPSGWDVELGNADGLQPDMLISLTAPKKSASLFRGRYHFLGGRFVPPGLEKKYQLNLPQYPGTDCVLQL